CCAAGCGTTCTGATGTACAGATTGTATTGATAGATAAGAATAACTACCACCAGTTCCAGCCGCTTTTTTATCAGGTAGCCATGGCGGGGTTGGAACCCAGTTCGATTTCCTTTCCGTTGCGGAAAGTATTTCAATCCAAACACAACGTTCATATTCGGGTGACGGAAGTGGTGAAAATTGATGCCGAAGCCAATGTGATCGAAACCAAGCTGGGTCCCGTAGAGTATGATTTTTTGGTATTGGCCACGGGAGCGGATACCAATTTTTTCGGCATGAAAAACATGATCGAAAACGCCATGCCCATGAAATCGGTGTCGGAGGCGTTGGCGTTGCGTAACCGAATGCTGCAAAATTTTGAAGATGCTTTAAGCGTGGAAACCCTCGAAGAACGGCACGGTCTGATGAACGTGGTGATCGTGGGAGGCGGCCCGACGGGCGTGGAAGTGGCCGGTACACTGGCCGAAATGAAACGACATATTTTGCCCAAAGATTATCCCGAGCTCAATTTTGATTCGATGCAGATCTACCTGTACGAATCGTCGCCGGAAGTGCTGGAGGTGATGTCGGACCAAGCTTCCAAAAAAGCCAAAGAGTACTTGACGGATTTGGGCGTAAATCTGCGTCTTGGCGTTAGAATCATTGATTTTGACGGAAAATATGCCACCACCAATACGGGCGACCGCCTCCGAACCAACAACCTGATCTGGGCGGCCGGCGTGAAAGCCAACGCCATTGAGGGCATCCCTGTCGCTTCCATTGTACGCGGAGGAAGGGTGAAAGTAAACCGATTCAGTCAGGTGGAAGGCACTCAAAATATATTTGCGTTGGGTGATCTGGCTTCCATGGCGGAAGAAAAGTACCCGAACGGTCACCCGCAATTGGCGCAGCCCGCCATGCAGCAGGGCGAACTGCTCGCCAAAAACATGGTGCGAATGATGAAAGGGCAGGAGATGAAACCGTTTACGTACAAAGATTTAGGATCGATGGCCACTGTGGGTCGTAACCTGGCCGTGGTAGACTTGCCTTTCTGGAAATTTCAGGGCTTTTTTGCGTGGCTGACCTGGATGTTCGTCCACCTGATTTCGATTGTTGGCGTGAAAAATCGCCTGTTGATCTTTATCAACTGGCTCTGGAATTATGCTACCTACGACCAGTCGCTTCGGTTGATCATCAAACCCAAAATTGGAAAGGAAAAAGAACCCGCAGAGTTGCTTTAAAAAGCATGCCGTTTGTAGATATTTTACCGTTCTTCCGCCCTTTTTGCCGGTTCCGGTACTCGGTTGCCAATCCTCAAAATAGTGGATAATCCGACGGAGAAACCTGTACGTTTGTGACATAAATTTTAAACCCAAACGACTATGTTTCTGATTGTTCTTGGAGTAATTGTCGTCATAGCAGGTTTTGCTGTCAATACTCCATCGTTGGCATTTGCCAAATTTTCCCGTCCGGTAAAGGTAGCGGGTGTAGTTTTGGCCATTTTTGGAGTCCTTACTTCCTGCATCAAGCAAGTTGATGCGGGTTCGGTAGGAATAGAATCTTTATTTGGAAAAGTGAGTGATCGCACCCTCAGCAGCGGTCTCAATTTTGTAAACCCTTTGGTAGAGGTTACGAGTATTGATACAAAAACTCAAAATTATACCATGTCGGCTGTACATGATGAAGGCGATAAAGGTGGGGACGACGCCATTCGTATTCTGACCGCGGACGGGCTACAGGTAGAAATTGATCTGACCATTCTCTACCGGGTCATTCCTTCGGAAGCCCCCAAAATTTACCGTGAAATCGGGCCAACCTACGTTGAAAAAATCGTGCGTCCCATCACTCGGACCCGCATCCGCGACAATGCAGTTAATTATGATGCCGTGGCATTGTATTCTACTAAGCGCGATGAATTTCAAAATCGTATTTCCAAGCAAATTGAGCAGGAATTTAAAGCCAGAGGCATATTTCTTGAAAATGTGCTGATTCGTAACATCAACCTGCCCGAATCGGTCAAAAAGACCATTGAATCTAAAATCAATGCCGAGCAGGATTCGCAGAAAATGCAGTTTGTGTTGAGCAAAGAAAAACAGGAAGCCGAGCGTAAACGTGTCGAAGCGCAGGGGATTGCCGATTATCAACGCATTATTTCGGAAAGTTTGACCGACCGTCAGTTGCAGTACGAACAAATCAAGGCCCAAAAAGAGTTGGCGGCGTCGCCCAATTCCAAGATCATCATTATGGGAGGGAAAGGCAGTGTGCCCGTGATTTTGGGCGATAAATAAACGGTAGGGGCAGGGCTTGCCTCTGCCCTGAGGCTTTGGTTAAAAAGCGTCAGTTGATCATTGAAGAGTAAAGAATTGGCCGGTTTCCTCTATTTTGGAAATCGGCCAATATATTTTATTTTTGAATAAATTAATCAGGCAAACCAATGATAGAAGCGAGAGAGACAGCAGTTCTGCCCAAAACTTTGGAAGAGTTTATGGTTTGGGAGCCGGAAGACGGCTACAAATACGAATGGAATGACGGAGAGCTTATCAAATTTGTGGGCATGAATAAAACACAGGTTTTTATCTACGAGGTATTAAATCAGCTTTTTATTGAAAAGGGTTTTTGGAAATCAGGCACTTTGATCTCCGAGTATGATGTGCAACTGACCGGTATTCAAATGAGAAGGCCCGATATAGCTTATTTGTCTAAAGAACAAATAAAGCGAACGAAGCAAGGTGAGGATGAAATACCTGAATTTTTGATAGAGATTATTTCCGGAAGTGACAATGCCAATAAAGTCGAAGAAAAAACGGCTGAATATTTTAAAGCAGGCGTAAAAATCATGTGGCTGATTTATCCCGACAATAAAACAGTCCATGTCTATACTTCACGCAAACAGGTACAGATATGTACCGATGATGATATCTGTTCGGCCAAGCCTATTCTTCCCGAATTTGAGCTGAGTGTCAATACCCTTTTCGCTTAATTCTCAAAAAAATCCGAAACGGGAATACATATTTCTAACGGTCTGACGGTTAAAAACCGCCAGACCGTTTTTTGAGACTGCTACACTAAACTTCGAAACTGAAACAGGCCAAACGACATAATAACGCCCCAAATAATGCCCCAAAGCAGCATCTGAGCGATGATCGTGTGCTTGGGTACTTTGAAGGAGACCGCAATCAGCGTGCCGCCGATGGGTGTAAAAAGTAACGGCGTCAGAATGGCAATGCCCGTCATGCCCGACCGCTTCCATACCCGCACCGCCAAACGCGACCGTTTACTGAACAATTTTGGTTTTTTCTTCCGATAACGCCCGATCAATTGCTGGATGGCGCTGCCCAAAAAGACGAAAATAACGACACTGAGCATCATTCCCACCACGGTACAAAGGGCCGTTTCCCACCAGCTCAGGCTGAGCGCTACGCCCGCCAACGGGCCCGCCACGAACTTTACCATGCTCGCCAATACGACTGAAATATATTTTGCCCAAGGCATTTTTACGAGAGTGATTTTGTTGAATATTCAGCAAAGTAGTCATTAACTTAGGACGAACAACCCAAAATCCCAAAAATCTGCTTACAATCAAAAAACAATTTGTGTAAGTTTGGGCCAAATATCAGATAAAAATGGAAATTCTTGAGCAAGTACAAAAATATGGATATGTGCGCGAAGCCGTAGCGCCGGAGATAGATCTGATTGCCGAAATCAACCGCCTTCGTAAAGAAAAGAACGCCGTTATTCTGGCGCATTACTACGTCGACGGAGCCATTCAGGACTTGGCTGATTACATCGGTGACAGCCTCGGATTGTCGCAACAGGCAGCCGCTACGCCCGCCGACATGATCGTTTTCTGCGGTGTACACTTCATGGGCGAAACCGCCAAAGTGCTCAGTCCGGAGAAAAAAGTCGTGATTCCTGACCTGAACGCAGGTTGTTCGCTGGCCGATTCCGCACCGGCGGATAAATTCGCGGCCTTCAAAGCCCAATATCCGGACCATTTGGTATTGTCGTATATCAATTGCTCGGCCGAGATCAAAGCATTGTCAGACATCATCGTGACGTCGTCCAATGCCGTGAAAATCGTGGAGCAACTGCCCAAAGACCAAAAAATCATCTTCGCGCCCGATGCCAATTTAGGGCGGTACGTAGCCAAGAAAACGGGCCGTGATATGGTACTGTGGGACGGTGCCTGCATTGTTCACGTCGATATTTCAGAAGCCAAACTGAAAGCCCTGCGCGAAAAATACCCCAATGCCCTGCTCGTGGCGCATCCGGAATGCAAAGACACTATCCTGCTTCAGGCGGATTTTGTGGGCTCAACCACCGCCATTTTGAAATTTGTGGCCGAAACTCCGCACGATGAGTTCATCGTGGCAACGGAAGCGGGTATTTTGCACAAAATGAAACAGGCTGCGGCGGGAACCGGCAAAAAGATCATCCCCGCGCCGGCCACCGAAAACAACACCTGCGCGTGCAGCGAATGCCCGTACATGAAGATGAACACGGTCGAAAAGCTGTACAATGCGCTGCTGTACGAGCAGCCCGAAATCACCGTTCCGGAAGATATTCGCCTGAAAGCCTACGAGTCTGTCAATCGAATGCTGGAGATGAGCAAGAATCTGTAACGGATGCCTGATGTATATCCTGAGAATTTAACCGACGGAAATATTATTGTTGAAAACTCTATTGTTTGGTTAAAGATCAGGGACAATGAAAATAATTAAAAGAGAGCCTTTATTTGAAAAGGTAGAAAAAGCTTTACTGAAAGCGTATCATCATATTCCTGCGGAACTTGAAGCTGAAAAAAAGAGGAACTGAACAAATGATGTGTCGCCCAAGGTTCAAAAGAAGTAATTCTGTCACTATAATTCAACTCAATGAAACCCACCCTCTTAATACTTGCCGCCGGCATGGGCAGTCGCTACGGCGGAATCAAGCAATTGGATCAGTTCGGTCCCAACGGCGAAACCATCATTGATTACTCCCTGTACGATGCCATTCGGGCGGGTTTTGGAAAAGTCGTCTTTATCATTCGCGAAGAGTTGAGAGATGATTTTGAGGAAGTATTCGGGCCTAAACTCAAAGGCAAAATTGAGTATGATTACGCCATTCAGGGTTTTCAAAGCTATGTGCCCGCCGAACTGGGGCATATTGAGCGCGCCAAACCCTGGGGAACGGGTCATGCCATGCTATGCGGTTGGGAACAGACCCAAACGCCCTTTGCCATCATCAATGCCGACGATTTCTATGGTCTTGAAGCCTTTCAACTCGTGGCTGAATTCCTGAATACCGGCACGGACGACAGCGAGCATACGCTGATTGCGTACCAAGTCAAAAAGACGCTGTCGGAAAATGGCACCGTATCACGCGGGGTGTGTGAGGTCAATGACGAAGGCTACCTGGACGTGGTGACCGAGCGCACCAAGATTTTCCCCCAAGACGGAAAAATCTATTTTGAAGAAAGCGGAGACCTCACCGAACTCAGCCCCGAAACGCCCGTTTCGATGAATTTCTGGGGCTTTAAACCGTCCGTTTTTCCCATTACACAGGAACTCTTTATTGACTACGCCCATAAAAATCACAATGCCCCCAAAGCGGAGTTTTACATTCCTGTGGTGGCTACGCATTTGATCAAGAGCGGCTTGGGGAAACTCAAAGTGATTCCCAATGCCTCCGAATGGTTTGGCGTAACCTACCCGGAAGACAAACCCATCGTGCAGGCAGCCCTGCAAAAGTTGCATGAGGAGGGCAAATATCCGAGTCAATTGTGGTAAAAGCCTCACCCTAAATCCCTCCGCACTTAGGGAGGGGCTTTAATAATTCCTTATGAAAACCATCCTCATCTTCATTGTGCGGGCGTATCAGGCGGCGCTTTCGCCGTATTTGCCCAATTCATGCCGCTATACGCCGACCTGCTCGCACTACATGATTCAGGCGGTGCAGAAGCACGGCGCGCTCAAAGGCGGTTGGATGGGCTTGAAGCGCATCGGCCGCTGCCACCCTTGGGGCGGGCATGGCTATGATCCGGTACCGTGAGTGCAATAATTTTTGTATCTTTATTCTCTAAATGAAAAGAAGATGTTGAACGAAAAAGAAGTGACCTATTTGGAAAATCAGATTCCGATATTGGCTGAATATGCAACTAAACAGGCATTTTGGCAAACATTGGCTTCGGGTGATAGTGTACTTATTGCCGAAGATGGGAAACTTATTGAAATTTTCCCTGACGGT
Above is a window of Runella slithyformis DSM 19594 DNA encoding:
- a CDS encoding NAD(P)/FAD-dependent oxidoreductase, producing MTPNLPKTELKRVVIVGAGFGGLVLARELSKRSDVQIVLIDKNNYHQFQPLFYQVAMAGLEPSSISFPLRKVFQSKHNVHIRVTEVVKIDAEANVIETKLGPVEYDFLVLATGADTNFFGMKNMIENAMPMKSVSEALALRNRMLQNFEDALSVETLEERHGLMNVVIVGGGPTGVEVAGTLAEMKRHILPKDYPELNFDSMQIYLYESSPEVLEVMSDQASKKAKEYLTDLGVNLRLGVRIIDFDGKYATTNTGDRLRTNNLIWAAGVKANAIEGIPVASIVRGGRVKVNRFSQVEGTQNIFALGDLASMAEEKYPNGHPQLAQPAMQQGELLAKNMVRMMKGQEMKPFTYKDLGSMATVGRNLAVVDLPFWKFQGFFAWLTWMFVHLISIVGVKNRLLIFINWLWNYATYDQSLRLIIKPKIGKEKEPAELL
- a CDS encoding prohibitin family protein is translated as MFLIVLGVIVVIAGFAVNTPSLAFAKFSRPVKVAGVVLAIFGVLTSCIKQVDAGSVGIESLFGKVSDRTLSSGLNFVNPLVEVTSIDTKTQNYTMSAVHDEGDKGGDDAIRILTADGLQVEIDLTILYRVIPSEAPKIYREIGPTYVEKIVRPITRTRIRDNAVNYDAVALYSTKRDEFQNRISKQIEQEFKARGIFLENVLIRNINLPESVKKTIESKINAEQDSQKMQFVLSKEKQEAERKRVEAQGIADYQRIISESLTDRQLQYEQIKAQKELAASPNSKIIIMGGKGSVPVILGDK
- a CDS encoding Uma2 family endonuclease, whose translation is MIEARETAVLPKTLEEFMVWEPEDGYKYEWNDGELIKFVGMNKTQVFIYEVLNQLFIEKGFWKSGTLISEYDVQLTGIQMRRPDIAYLSKEQIKRTKQGEDEIPEFLIEIISGSDNANKVEEKTAEYFKAGVKIMWLIYPDNKTVHVYTSRKQVQICTDDDICSAKPILPEFELSVNTLFA
- the nadA gene encoding quinolinate synthase NadA, which produces MEILEQVQKYGYVREAVAPEIDLIAEINRLRKEKNAVILAHYYVDGAIQDLADYIGDSLGLSQQAAATPADMIVFCGVHFMGETAKVLSPEKKVVIPDLNAGCSLADSAPADKFAAFKAQYPDHLVLSYINCSAEIKALSDIIVTSSNAVKIVEQLPKDQKIIFAPDANLGRYVAKKTGRDMVLWDGACIVHVDISEAKLKALREKYPNALLVAHPECKDTILLQADFVGSTTAILKFVAETPHDEFIVATEAGILHKMKQAAAGTGKKIIPAPATENNTCACSECPYMKMNTVEKLYNALLYEQPEITVPEDIRLKAYESVNRMLEMSKNL
- a CDS encoding nucleotidyltransferase family protein produces the protein MKPTLLILAAGMGSRYGGIKQLDQFGPNGETIIDYSLYDAIRAGFGKVVFIIREELRDDFEEVFGPKLKGKIEYDYAIQGFQSYVPAELGHIERAKPWGTGHAMLCGWEQTQTPFAIINADDFYGLEAFQLVAEFLNTGTDDSEHTLIAYQVKKTLSENGTVSRGVCEVNDEGYLDVVTERTKIFPQDGKIYFEESGDLTELSPETPVSMNFWGFKPSVFPITQELFIDYAHKNHNAPKAEFYIPVVATHLIKSGLGKLKVIPNASEWFGVTYPEDKPIVQAALQKLHEEGKYPSQLW
- the yidD gene encoding membrane protein insertion efficiency factor YidD, which encodes MKTILIFIVRAYQAALSPYLPNSCRYTPTCSHYMIQAVQKHGALKGGWMGLKRIGRCHPWGGHGYDPVP